The nucleotide window GAACCAGCACGGGTTTTGAAGTAGACTTCATCTTGGGGGATATGAACGTAGCAATTGAAGTCAAAGGATCATCAAATATTCACAGCGCTCACATAAGGGGAATAAAAGCCCTGCTTGAAGAACATCATGTCAAACGGTCAATAATTATTTCTATGGAGAAGCAGCCAAGGATTCTTGAGTCCGGGCTGGAAGTCTTGCCTTGGCAGGATTTTTTGGAAAGATTGTGGTCTGGGGAACTTGGCGTCTGAATGGCTGATTCCGATCTTTCTTCGAATATCGAGCTTTTTGATGCCGCCCTTGAAGTATGCCACTATTGATGAACCGTTTAATTCACATTGGAACGCAAAGGGACCTTGGCTGTAAACCGGCTTTCAAATTTGCCCTGTCAACAACCCAACCCTTTTTCATTAAATTAAGACGTGATGGCCCCTTGTTTCCCTGAACGAGTTCATCAAATCCCGCAAGGTCGATCCTCAGGAGTATTTCGTATAAACCAGATATTTCTTGACCGGGCTGGGTTGATGGTGTAAACATTTTTTAATTAAAACAGTTTGATATATCCTTCCTTTATAACCCTCCTGGGGAATGGCTCATGTCTGAGCAAAAGCAGTTTGTCGGGCGCAAAAAAGAGCTGGATGAGTTTCAACAATTCTTAGCCGGAGCAAGAGACGGGCCGGGCGGAAAAGGCGCACCGGTATTGCTGGTTATGGGTGATAAAGGCATGGGCAAAACCGCGCTGCTGCAAGCTATGGCGCAAGAAGCGGCCGGTCAGGATCATTTTGTCATTGTCGGGGAAGTTGACAAAAGGCAGTCCGAGTTTTCAGAACAGATATATCCCCTTATCGCCTTGCTCTTAGCGGAGAAAAAGCTGCGGCCCGGAGCGGGGAGATTCTGGCTCAAATTAGGGCTTGCCGGGCTGGGCACGGCTTTAGGGCTGCCCTTTTTGAGCGAATTGGGCGGCATTTTGAAAGGTGTTCGCGACCATCATGCAGCAACAGGTTCTTCGCTGACTACCTTAGCTGAGATTTTGCAATCCGCCCTTTCAGAAGTTAACGGCAAGCTCCAGGAACCTCAAAATTTAGTTGTTATTTTAGACCCGGAAAAAGAAAGCCCGCCTGATCTAATTCCCCTTTTGCGAAATTTAGAACGGCTGGGAATGCCGGATAAAATGCGGTTTGTTATTGCACAGCGTCATAAGGACGCGCTCAAAACAGCTTTTGATGTCCGCGAGATTGATCGTTTATGTGCCGAGCCGATGATTCTGGGTAAGATGCACCGACAAGAAGGCCAGGAATTTATCGAAACCTTTGATCCGGGTATCAGGCTTAAAGGACCGGCCCAGGAGCTTTTCTGGAAAAGGTACAACGGGTGGCCGTTGTTGATGAAACTGGCGCTGGAGGAGATTGAAAAAGCGGGCGGGGAAATAAACGAGCAGTTCATAAGAAGCCTGCCTGCGGATATAGCCGGGTTCTGGAAACAAAGATTCCAGGACATTCGGGAAACGGAATCTCAGATATTTGTTCAGACCGTATGCCTGCTGCCGCATCCTTACCCCAAGGATAGATTGGCAAAATTCGCGAATTTAGATCCTGATCAAATGCATAAGGCCTGGAACGACAAACTGGTATGGTGCATGCTGGATAAGCAGGATTATGAAGAAACGTTAACAGAGCAATCATGGAAAAAGTGCTCCGCTCCGAGGCATGAAACGGCGCGAGAGTACGTGCTTGAAAGGCTGGAGGAAGACGCAAGTTTAAAACAAAAACGGTTTTCCACAATTGTATCGCATTACCGGGATCAAATCGGGGAGGATCTTGAATCCGCAGGTGTTGATAAGGACGCGCTGGTATATTTACTGGTTTACCTGGCCGGATCAGAAGACTGGGATAATTTTCTCTCAGAAGTGATGAGGCTGACTGAGGTTAAACTGCGTTATGGACTTTTGGATTCGTTAATAGCAAATCTCACGATCGCCCTGAAAATATCCGAACTTTCGGAAAACAATGAATATATAGCGAAATTATCCGGTAACCTTGGCATAGTTTACCGAATCCGTGGCGATCTGGATGGTGCCGAGGCCATGTATAAGAAGAGCCCGGAGTTTGATGAGGAAATGGGCAACAAAGAGGGCATGGCCATCGATTATGGTAATCTGGGCAATGTTTACCTTACTCGTGACGATTTGGATAATGCCGAAGCCATGTATAAGCAGAGCCTGGAGATTGATGAGGCAATAGGCCGTAAGAAGGGAATGGCTGATCAGTATGCGAATCTGGGCATTGTTTACGAAATACGTAGCGATCTGGATGATGCCGAGGCCATGTGGGAAAAGAGTTTGGAGCTTTATGAAGTTATTGGGGCTAAGCATATGATTGAAAGGGTTAAAGGGTGGCTGGAAGATTTGAGGAAACGGTGACCCGTCTTCGCTCTGCAAGCTACGCCGGGCAAGCAGTGGGCGGGGAATTGGTTGCTCACGCGGAGGCGCGAAGTACGCAAAGGATCAAAATTTTGATTGCCGTATAAGGAGTTGAGGTTATGGCGCTTACCAAAGCAAAAATTGTTGAAGAAATCGGCAAAAATAGCGGAT belongs to Candidatus Desulfatibia profunda and includes:
- a CDS encoding ATP-binding protein, which codes for MSEQKQFVGRKKELDEFQQFLAGARDGPGGKGAPVLLVMGDKGMGKTALLQAMAQEAAGQDHFVIVGEVDKRQSEFSEQIYPLIALLLAEKKLRPGAGRFWLKLGLAGLGTALGLPFLSELGGILKGVRDHHAATGSSLTTLAEILQSALSEVNGKLQEPQNLVVILDPEKESPPDLIPLLRNLERLGMPDKMRFVIAQRHKDALKTAFDVREIDRLCAEPMILGKMHRQEGQEFIETFDPGIRLKGPAQELFWKRYNGWPLLMKLALEEIEKAGGEINEQFIRSLPADIAGFWKQRFQDIRETESQIFVQTVCLLPHPYPKDRLAKFANLDPDQMHKAWNDKLVWCMLDKQDYEETLTEQSWKKCSAPRHETAREYVLERLEEDASLKQKRFSTIVSHYRDQIGEDLESAGVDKDALVYLLVYLAGSEDWDNFLSEVMRLTEVKLRYGLLDSLIANLTIALKISELSENNEYIAKLSGNLGIVYRIRGDLDGAEAMYKKSPEFDEEMGNKEGMAIDYGNLGNVYLTRDDLDNAEAMYKQSLEIDEAIGRKKGMADQYANLGIVYEIRSDLDDAEAMWEKSLELYEVIGAKHMIERVKGWLEDLRKR